The Streptococcaceae bacterium ESL0687 genome has a segment encoding these proteins:
- a CDS encoding TIGR01212 family radical SAM protein (This family includes YhcC from E. coli K-12, an uncharacterized radical SAM protein.), whose protein sequence is MNQKSYTTWNEYLRSNFGEKIFKVPIDAGFDCPNRDGTVAVGGCTFCTVSGSGDMIVAPDEPIPVQFEKEIDFLHKKWSGVEKYIVYFQNFTNTHAPVEVLRERFEQAVNMPNVVGINIGTRPDCLPPETIEYLGELNERMTVWVELGLQTTYQETSDLINRAHDYQTYLDAVEALRAKGILVCTHLINGLPGETPEMMLENVRRTVQDSDIQGIKLHLLHLMKNTRMQRDFHEGRLQLLSQEEYVNIICNQLEIIPKEIVIHRLTGDAPRDSLIGPMWSLKKWEVLNSIDAEMARRGSTQGCKLEGGQGC, encoded by the coding sequence ATGAATCAAAAATCTTATACGACCTGGAATGAATACCTGAGAAGTAATTTTGGGGAAAAGATTTTCAAGGTTCCAATTGATGCGGGCTTTGACTGCCCAAATAGGGATGGAACAGTAGCCGTTGGTGGATGTACCTTCTGTACCGTTTCAGGTTCTGGAGATATGATTGTAGCACCAGATGAACCAATCCCTGTTCAGTTTGAAAAGGAGATTGATTTTCTCCATAAAAAATGGAGTGGTGTTGAAAAATACATCGTCTACTTCCAAAATTTTACCAATACGCATGCTCCTGTTGAAGTCTTAAGAGAACGCTTTGAGCAGGCAGTAAACATGCCAAATGTGGTTGGAATTAATATTGGAACACGTCCCGACTGTCTGCCACCAGAAACCATTGAGTATCTAGGTGAACTTAATGAGCGGATGACTGTTTGGGTGGAACTGGGTCTTCAGACCACCTACCAGGAAACATCTGATTTGATTAACCGGGCCCATGACTATCAGACTTACTTGGATGCTGTTGAAGCCCTCAGGGCCAAAGGTATCTTAGTCTGTACTCACTTGATTAACGGTCTTCCTGGTGAAACACCTGAGATGATGCTTGAAAATGTCAGAAGAACTGTCCAAGACAGTGATATTCAAGGAATCAAACTTCATTTACTGCATTTGATGAAAAATACTCGCATGCAGCGTGACTTTCATGAGGGCCGCTTGCAGCTTCTTTCTCAGGAGGAATATGTAAATATCATCTGTAATCAGCTAGAAATAATCCCCAAAGAAATTGTTATCCATAGATTAACTGGGGATGCTCCGCGCGATTCTCTGATTGGTCCCATGTGGAGTCTCAAAAAATGGGAGGTTCTAAATTCCATCGACGCTGAAATGGCTCGTCGTGGTAGCACCCAGGGTTGTAAGCTAGAAGGAGGACAAGGATGTTAA
- a CDS encoding class I SAM-dependent methyltransferase translates to MLRPLHLAHAWLKEVINPGDVAIDATMGNGHDTAFLAGLTDKVFAFDVQKQAVESTRVKLVAEGLTAELILSGHQNVDEYVDEPIKAAIFNLGYLPKSDKSVITLAPTTIEATSKILDKMVKGGRLAMMVYYGHAGGAEEKDLVLDFVSALPQTDYQVMNYGPLNQKNTPPFLIMIEKLI, encoded by the coding sequence ATGTTAAGACCTCTTCATCTGGCTCATGCCTGGTTAAAAGAAGTCATTAATCCAGGAGATGTGGCCATTGATGCTACCATGGGTAATGGACATGATACAGCCTTTCTTGCAGGCCTTACCGACAAGGTTTTTGCTTTTGACGTCCAAAAGCAGGCAGTGGAGTCTACTAGAGTAAAACTCGTTGCCGAAGGATTGACCGCTGAGCTCATTTTATCAGGCCACCAGAATGTGGATGAGTATGTGGACGAGCCCATCAAAGCTGCCATCTTCAACCTTGGCTATCTACCAAAGAGCGATAAATCTGTTATAACACTAGCTCCAACAACCATTGAGGCTACAAGTAAAATTCTTGATAAAATGGTCAAGGGTGGACGTTTAGCCATGATGGTTTACTACGGTCATGCAGGCGGAGCAGAGGAAAAGGATTTAGTCTTAGATTTTGTATCTGCTTTACCTCAAACTGATTACCAGGTTATGAATTATGGTCCCCTCAATCAAAAAAATACACCTCCGTTTTTGATTATGATAGAAAAATTGATATAA
- the mscL gene encoding large-conductance mechanosensitive channel protein MscL: MFKSFAKEFKDFIMKGNVLDLAVGVIIGGAFTAIVSSLTTNLITPLLGIFLPSKDAFDSLTFKVGGATFGIGAFINSVITFLITALVVFVLVKIVNTALSAGKKEEDTEAPKVDPQIELLTEIRDLLKKEEEKNIHKTARRK; encoded by the coding sequence ATGTTTAAATCTTTTGCAAAAGAGTTTAAAGATTTTATTATGAAGGGTAACGTCCTAGACTTAGCCGTTGGTGTAATTATCGGAGGAGCCTTTACGGCTATCGTAAGCTCACTTACAACCAATCTGATTACACCACTTCTAGGTATTTTTCTACCTAGTAAGGATGCTTTTGATAGCTTGACCTTTAAAGTAGGCGGAGCAACCTTTGGTATCGGGGCCTTTATCAATAGTGTAATAACATTTTTAATAACAGCGCTTGTTGTTTTTGTTTTAGTTAAAATAGTCAATACTGCCTTGTCTGCTGGGAAAAAAGAAGAAGATACAGAAGCTCCTAAGGTTGATCCTCAAATCGAGCTACTTACTGAAATTAGAGATCTCTTGAAAAAGGAAGAAGAAAAGAACATCCATAAGACAGCTAGAAGAAAATAA
- a CDS encoding Wzz/FepE/Etk N-terminal domain-containing protein yields the protein MEEKVNVHDIFEILKKHLSLIIITGLMGLGLAAFVTFFVVTPKYSSQSQLIVTLPQADKTTNANDVNGNLQMINTYKTLVTGDLVINQVKEKLSSDYGLSMTSEELRKSISVTQTQNSLMFSISAKTDNPINSEHIANTTAQVFKENVKDVMNVDKISIISKAEANLNPVSPSPKKNLAVGVLVGLFVGVGLSFIMEQLDRTVKDSKFITDSLGLTILGTVPQMTAKELSATYKGKKSSREERFERATNDSESTDDQSTRRRRSRV from the coding sequence TTGGAGGAAAAAGTAAACGTGCATGATATCTTTGAGATATTGAAGAAGCATTTGTCATTAATTATTATTACAGGATTAATGGGGTTAGGTCTGGCAGCCTTTGTAACATTTTTTGTGGTGACTCCTAAGTATAGTTCACAGTCTCAGCTGATTGTAACTCTACCGCAAGCTGATAAAACAACAAATGCTAATGATGTGAATGGGAATTTACAGATGATTAATACCTATAAGACTCTAGTAACAGGGGATTTAGTAATTAATCAAGTTAAAGAAAAATTATCATCAGATTACGGGCTTTCTATGACTTCAGAAGAACTTAGAAAGAGTATTTCTGTTACTCAAACGCAGAATTCACTTATGTTCTCAATAAGTGCAAAAACTGATAATCCAATTAATTCAGAGCACATTGCTAATACAACAGCTCAAGTCTTTAAGGAAAATGTTAAAGACGTAATGAATGTTGATAAAATCTCAATTATCTCAAAGGCTGAAGCAAATCTAAATCCAGTTTCACCAAGTCCTAAAAAGAATCTTGCAGTTGGAGTTCTTGTTGGTTTATTTGTGGGTGTAGGTTTATCTTTCATTATGGAACAGCTTGACAGGACTGTTAAAGATTCTAAATTTATCACTGATAGTTTAGGACTTACAATATTAGGTACTGTACCACAAATGACGGCCAAGGAATTAAGTGCCACTTACAAGGGCAAAAAATCATCAAGAGAAGAACGTTTTGAAAGAGCTACAAATGATTCTGAATCTACTGATGATCAGAGTACGAGACGTCGTCGTTCAAGAGTATAA
- a CDS encoding CpsD/CapB family tyrosine-protein kinase codes for MAKKDRKKQKTQGVSLITLMDKSSPISEQYRTIRTNIQFASTVNNEIKTIVMTSSGPSEGKSTSSANLAVVFANSGQKVLLIDADMRKPTVAKTFMLPNVGGLSTTLTTSQGAMDVVQDSGIPNLSIMTSGPKPPNPSELLGSVRMNEILQEVRENFDFVIFDMPPVVAVTDAQIMSSKVDGTLMVVREGISRKDTLFKAKNLLQMVNANVLGVIYNGAKNTADQGYYYYGA; via the coding sequence ATGGCTAAAAAAGATAGAAAAAAACAAAAAACACAAGGGGTTAGTTTAATAACTCTAATGGACAAATCGTCACCGATTTCAGAGCAGTATCGTACCATCCGCACCAACATTCAATTTGCATCAACTGTTAACAATGAAATAAAAACAATCGTTATGACCTCATCAGGACCTAGTGAAGGAAAATCAACTTCATCAGCCAACCTAGCAGTTGTTTTTGCAAACTCTGGTCAAAAGGTACTTTTAATCGATGCTGATATGCGTAAACCAACAGTTGCTAAAACTTTCATGCTTCCAAATGTAGGAGGGTTAAGCACAACCCTTACTACCTCTCAAGGAGCCATGGATGTTGTTCAAGATAGTGGGATTCCTAACCTATCTATTATGACAAGTGGACCAAAACCACCCAACCCATCTGAACTTTTAGGATCAGTAAGAATGAATGAAATCCTTCAAGAGGTAAGGGAAAACTTTGATTTTGTTATCTTTGATATGCCGCCAGTAGTAGCAGTTACGGATGCTCAAATTATGTCATCAAAAGTTGATGGAACTCTTATGGTTGTCAGAGAAGGTATTTCAAGAAAAGATACCTTATTTAAGGCCAAAAACTTACTTCAAATGGTTAATGCCAATGTTTTAGGAGTAATTTATAACGGTGCCAAAAATACTGCAGATCAAGGGTACTACTACTACGGAGCTTAA
- a CDS encoding tyrosine protein phosphatase, whose translation MIDLHCHILPGVDDGAQTIEDSMDMANKAVSQGITHILCTPHHNNGKYDNPASKVIPRVEALQDELDKRDIPLTVLEGQEVRITGSLIDDIDRGEILFTDLDNKYILIEFPTIDVPSYSEQIFVELISRGHTPVIVHPERNAVFREEPNKLIDFLDMGVLAQLTAPSYVGVFGKSIQKTAKLMVKHNMVQMVASDAHNLKHRNFYLKEAYKAIGKDFGKEKVEYMEQVARDLLNGDPVIRPEYSEIRKKKFGLF comes from the coding sequence ATGATTGATTTACACTGTCATATTTTACCTGGAGTAGATGATGGGGCACAAACGATTGAAGACAGCATGGATATGGCTAACAAGGCTGTGAGCCAAGGAATTACTCATATCCTCTGTACTCCCCACCATAATAATGGCAAATATGATAATCCAGCATCAAAAGTAATTCCTAGGGTTGAAGCCCTCCAGGATGAACTTGATAAAAGAGATATTCCACTAACCGTCTTGGAAGGTCAAGAGGTTAGAATAACAGGTAGTTTGATTGATGATATCGACAGGGGTGAAATTTTATTTACTGATTTGGACAATAAATACATTCTTATTGAATTTCCAACCATCGATGTTCCAAGCTATTCTGAACAAATTTTTGTCGAATTGATCTCAAGAGGTCATACACCCGTGATTGTACACCCTGAAAGAAATGCCGTTTTCAGGGAGGAACCTAATAAATTGATTGATTTTCTAGATATGGGAGTTTTAGCTCAACTTACAGCGCCAAGCTATGTTGGGGTATTTGGTAAGTCAATCCAAAAAACAGCAAAACTTATGGTTAAGCATAATATGGTTCAAATGGTAGCCTCAGATGCCCATAATTTAAAACATCGAAATTTTTATTTGAAAGAAGCCTATAAGGCAATAGGTAAAGATTTTGGTAAGGAGAAGGTTGAGTACATGGAGCAGGTAGCAAGGGATCTTTTAAACGGAGACCCTGTAATTAGACCTGAGTACTCAGAAATCAGGAAGAAAAAATTTGGTTTATTTTAG
- a CDS encoding sugar transferase → MSEEQQMVSNNKIRAVYSKNEVWIEPEQLDSKKSYEFFKRLLDIILSSVGLVVASPIILIVAISMKIEDPKGPIFFSQIRVGKDEEEFKMFKIRSMCVDAEKKLDDLLHKNEVDGAMFKMKDDPRITKIGKFIRKTSIDELPQLWNVLKGDMSLVGPRPPLPREVATYSDHHKQRLLVKPGCTGWWQVNERNSTGFEGMLDRDLEYIQRRSLGFDLLIIGKTFLVILKPNEGM, encoded by the coding sequence ATGAGTGAAGAGCAACAGATGGTCAGTAATAATAAAATAAGGGCAGTTTATTCAAAAAATGAAGTGTGGATTGAACCTGAACAATTGGATTCAAAAAAGTCTTATGAATTTTTTAAAAGACTGCTAGATATTATTTTAAGTTCCGTTGGTTTAGTTGTAGCAAGTCCTATTATTCTAATTGTAGCTATATCAATGAAGATAGAAGATCCTAAGGGTCCTATTTTCTTTTCTCAAATTAGGGTGGGAAAAGATGAAGAAGAATTTAAAATGTTTAAAATAAGGTCAATGTGTGTCGATGCTGAGAAAAAACTGGATGATCTACTTCATAAAAATGAGGTTGATGGAGCCATGTTTAAGATGAAAGATGACCCAAGGATTACTAAAATTGGGAAATTTATCCGTAAAACAAGTATCGATGAGCTACCACAACTTTGGAATGTTCTCAAAGGAGATATGTCTTTGGTTGGGCCAAGACCTCCCCTACCAAGGGAAGTAGCAACTTACAGTGACCATCACAAACAAAGGCTTCTAGTTAAGCCGGGATGTACTGGTTGGTGGCAGGTAAACGAGCGTAACAGCACAGGTTTTGAGGGAATGCTGGATAGAGACTTGGAATATATCCAAAGACGCTCACTAGGCTTTGACCTGCTTATCATCGGTAAAACATTTTTGGTTATTCTTAAACCAAACGAAGGAATGTAA
- a CDS encoding glycosyltransferase family 1 protein: protein MKNIYIIGSKGIPAKYGGFETFVDKLVQNQKSNQIKYHVACTRENSLKSNIKEDSFTYHGADCFSIDIPNIGPAKAIYYDVAALNHAIKLAEKNQDKDPIFYILACRIGPFIGSFKKKIEKIGGKLFINPDGHEWMRAKWSYPVRKYWKISEKLMVKHADLLICDSKNIEKYILEDYKAYHPKTTYIAYGTDVDKSKFGSNSKDVIDWFSQKEVTPNNYYLVVGRFVPENNYETMIREFMKSDSKKDFVLITNVEENKFFDKLKQDTGFDKDLRIKFVGTVYNQELLKYIRENAFAYIHGHEVGGTNPSLLEALASTKLNLLLNVGFNREVGEDGALYWDKDNLNLLINDLEKNVEDYSDLEAISKKIIADRFSWDGIVSKYEDLFLKN from the coding sequence ATGAAAAATATCTATATAATCGGATCAAAGGGGATACCTGCCAAATACGGTGGGTTTGAAACCTTTGTAGACAAACTTGTACAGAATCAAAAAAGTAATCAAATTAAGTACCACGTAGCTTGTACTAGGGAAAATAGTCTTAAGTCTAATATAAAAGAAGACAGCTTCACCTATCACGGTGCAGATTGTTTTAGTATCGACATTCCAAATATTGGACCTGCTAAAGCCATCTACTATGATGTTGCTGCTCTAAACCATGCCATTAAATTAGCTGAGAAAAATCAGGATAAGGATCCTATTTTCTATATTCTAGCTTGTAGGATTGGGCCTTTCATTGGAAGCTTCAAGAAGAAGATTGAAAAGATAGGTGGAAAGTTATTTATTAATCCTGATGGTCATGAGTGGATGAGGGCCAAATGGAGCTATCCAGTTAGAAAGTACTGGAAAATTTCTGAGAAACTAATGGTTAAGCATGCAGATCTTTTAATTTGTGACAGTAAAAATATTGAAAAATATATTTTAGAAGACTATAAAGCTTATCACCCAAAAACAACTTACATTGCTTACGGGACTGATGTAGATAAGAGCAAGTTTGGCTCAAATTCTAAAGATGTTATTGACTGGTTTAGCCAAAAGGAAGTTACACCTAATAACTATTATTTAGTAGTTGGTCGTTTTGTTCCAGAAAACAACTATGAAACAATGATACGTGAGTTTATGAAGTCTGACAGTAAAAAGGACTTTGTACTGATTACAAATGTTGAAGAGAACAAGTTTTTCGATAAATTAAAGCAGGATACAGGCTTTGATAAGGATTTAAGAATTAAGTTTGTTGGTACTGTTTATAATCAGGAGCTTCTAAAATATATTAGGGAAAATGCCTTTGCTTATATTCATGGACATGAGGTTGGTGGAACTAACCCATCTCTTTTAGAGGCCCTTGCGTCAACCAAGTTAAACCTTTTATTAAATGTTGGATTTAATAGAGAGGTTGGAGAAGATGGAGCCCTTTATTGGGACAAGGACAACCTTAATCTTCTGATTAATGACCTTGAAAAAAATGTAGAAGACTATTCAGACTTAGAAGCAATTTCTAAAAAGATAATCGCAGATAGATTCTCTTGGGACGGAATTGTTAGCAAGTATGAAGATTTATTTTTAAAAAATTAA
- a CDS encoding flippase codes for MKLIKNYLYNIGYQIFILIIPLVTVPYIARVLGAEGVGINAFTNSIIQYFILFGSIGVNLYGNRTIAYNRDNKEKLSQSFWEITFLRFICIFVSYVCFLIFLGLVSNFKIYYFYQSLLIIAAAFDISWFFMGIEDFKKTVLRNILVRLLSLIAIFAFVRTSSDTGIYILIISLSTLLGNLTLWPYMEKMIYPPNFKEMNLRVHLSPSISLFIPQIATQVYLVLNKTMLGLVTGVESSGYYENTDKIVKIVLAVVTATGTVMLPRVANTFAKGQKEEVKRYLYTSFDFVSAICFPMSLGLAAIAPKFSTWFLTEDFAIVGKLLPILSLIVIFIGWSNVLGTQYLLPTNQTKYFTISVVSGALVNLLLNFIMITLWGIYGAVIATVLSEIIVTLVQLYYVRYTLDIGYLFKGTWKYVLASTAMMFVVRFMNDIMPGKALYFMIQVFLGIVIYALLIVILRAPIIGQAKKMIKKI; via the coding sequence ATGAAATTAATAAAAAACTACCTTTATAATATAGGTTATCAAATATTTATCCTCATAATTCCTCTAGTCACAGTTCCCTACATTGCGCGTGTTTTGGGAGCTGAAGGGGTTGGGATAAATGCCTTTACTAACTCGATTATCCAGTACTTTATTTTATTTGGAAGTATTGGGGTCAATCTTTATGGAAATAGAACCATTGCCTATAATAGGGACAACAAGGAAAAACTAAGCCAAAGTTTCTGGGAGATTACCTTCCTACGCTTTATTTGTATCTTTGTAAGTTATGTCTGCTTTCTGATCTTTTTAGGTCTGGTATCAAATTTTAAGATTTACTATTTCTACCAGTCTCTTTTAATCATTGCCGCAGCCTTTGACATCTCATGGTTCTTTATGGGAATTGAAGATTTTAAAAAGACCGTTTTAAGGAATATCCTGGTTAGACTTTTATCGCTAATTGCTATCTTTGCCTTTGTTAGAACAAGCTCTGATACAGGAATTTATATCTTAATCATCAGCCTATCTACTCTTCTTGGTAATTTGACCCTTTGGCCTTATATGGAGAAGATGATTTATCCACCGAATTTTAAGGAGATGAATTTAAGGGTTCATTTAAGTCCTTCAATAAGTCTTTTTATCCCTCAAATTGCCACTCAGGTTTATTTGGTGTTAAACAAAACCATGCTGGGTCTAGTTACAGGGGTTGAAAGTTCCGGTTACTATGAGAATACAGACAAGATTGTAAAAATCGTTCTAGCTGTTGTTACTGCTACGGGGACAGTTATGCTGCCGCGGGTCGCAAACACCTTTGCCAAGGGACAAAAAGAAGAGGTCAAAAGATATTTATACACCTCCTTTGACTTTGTAAGTGCCATCTGCTTCCCTATGTCTTTAGGACTTGCTGCCATTGCACCCAAGTTTTCAACCTGGTTTTTAACGGAAGATTTTGCCATTGTTGGGAAACTACTTCCGATTCTTAGCCTGATTGTAATCTTCATTGGTTGGAGTAATGTCTTGGGAACCCAGTACCTGTTACCAACCAATCAGACCAAGTATTTTACAATCTCAGTCGTTTCAGGAGCTCTTGTTAATTTACTACTAAATTTCATCATGATTACTCTGTGGGGAATTTACGGAGCCGTGATAGCAACTGTTCTATCTGAAATTATAGTAACCTTGGTTCAACTTTACTATGTCAGATATACTCTTGACATCGGCTACCTATTCAAGGGTACTTGGAAATATGTTCTGGCATCAACTGCCATGATGTTTGTAGTTCGTTTTATGAACGATATCATGCCAGGTAAGGCCCTTTACTTTATGATTCAAGTTTTCCTAGGGATTGTGATTTATGCCCTTCTTATTGTAATTTTAAGAGCACCGATTATCGGACAAGCTAAAAAAATGATAAAGAAAATTTAA
- a CDS encoding VanZ family protein produces MKVYLKYILALALSFGLSYFLVQHLAYPTLAEYPRLARIMARFTYTKEVLILMTTLLVWLLYIQWELKKIFVIYTYMAATIYVFLLFVVLFTKAEHYHALSLDPFDFLRDMSVKDLREALLNLIYFIPLGVIYGFQAGKKEFVFISLLTLLGVETIQYLFYLGTFGISDIMLNFIGCSIGYFSFIKNKGKFTIV; encoded by the coding sequence ATGAAAGTTTATCTGAAATATATCCTGGCTTTAGCCCTATCCTTTGGCCTATCTTATTTTTTAGTTCAGCATCTGGCCTACCCAACCCTTGCTGAATATCCACGCCTAGCAAGAATAATGGCCCGTTTTACCTATACCAAGGAGGTCTTGATTCTTATGACCACCCTGCTTGTCTGGCTCCTTTACATCCAGTGGGAGCTTAAAAAAATCTTTGTCATCTATACCTATATGGCAGCTACTATCTACGTTTTTCTCCTTTTTGTCGTCCTTTTTACAAAGGCTGAACACTATCATGCCCTGTCCCTTGATCCCTTTGATTTTCTTAGAGACATGTCAGTTAAGGACTTGAGAGAGGCCCTGTTAAATCTGATTTACTTTATTCCTCTGGGGGTAATCTACGGCTTTCAGGCCGGGAAAAAAGAATTTGTCTTTATCTCCCTTTTGACCCTTCTTGGAGTAGAGACCATCCAGTATCTTTTTTATCTGGGGACCTTTGGTATTAGTGATATTATGCTTAATTTTATTGGTTGCTCAATTGGTTATTTTTCATTTATTAAGAACAAGGGTAAATTTACCATTGTTTAG
- the glf gene encoding UDP-galactopyranose mutase yields MEFNTKNYDYLIVGAGPYGSIFAHEAAQRGKRSLIIERRPHIGGNMYTYKDEGINVHEYGAHIFHTDNKDVWDYVNKFTEFNGYINQVVANYKDKLYNLPFNMNTFYQMWGVKTPAEAKAKIEEQKKEAGITGTPKNLEEQAISLIGTDIYEKLIKGYTEKQWGRLATELPSFIIRRLPVRYIFDNNYFNHRYQGVPVDGYTAIFDKMLESDLIDVQTDTDFFENKEEYLKEFPRIVYTGMIDQFFDYKHGELEYRSVRFESEKFATDNQQGNAVINYTEREVPYTRVMEWRHFDQKGNDDVTILTKEYPQDWDRSKEAYYPVNDLKNSEIFKKYRKEADKLDNVIMGGRLGNYQYYDMDQVFNAALKEVEREFGK; encoded by the coding sequence ATGGAGTTCAATACTAAGAATTACGATTATTTAATCGTTGGTGCAGGACCTTATGGATCAATTTTTGCCCATGAAGCAGCCCAAAGGGGGAAACGCAGTCTGATAATAGAACGTCGTCCGCATATCGGTGGTAATATGTATACCTACAAGGACGAAGGAATAAATGTTCATGAATACGGAGCGCATATCTTCCATACAGATAACAAGGATGTTTGGGACTATGTAAATAAATTTACTGAATTTAATGGCTATATTAACCAAGTTGTGGCTAACTATAAGGACAAACTTTATAATCTCCCATTCAATATGAACACCTTCTACCAAATGTGGGGCGTTAAAACTCCAGCAGAGGCTAAGGCAAAGATTGAAGAGCAGAAAAAAGAAGCTGGTATTACAGGAACACCGAAAAACCTTGAAGAACAAGCTATCTCTTTAATTGGTACTGATATTTATGAAAAATTAATTAAAGGCTACACTGAAAAACAATGGGGGCGTCTAGCAACTGAATTACCAAGCTTTATCATTAGAAGACTACCAGTACGCTACATCTTTGACAACAACTATTTCAACCACCGTTACCAAGGGGTACCAGTGGACGGATATACTGCAATTTTTGATAAGATGCTTGAGTCAGATTTGATTGATGTTCAAACTGACACTGATTTCTTTGAAAACAAAGAAGAATATTTAAAAGAATTCCCACGCATTGTTTATACAGGAATGATTGATCAATTCTTTGACTATAAACATGGGGAATTAGAGTACAGATCAGTCCGTTTTGAATCTGAAAAATTTGCGACTGATAATCAACAAGGAAATGCCGTAATCAACTATACAGAGCGTGAGGTTCCTTATACTCGAGTGATGGAATGGCGTCATTTTGACCAAAAGGGTAATGATGATGTAACCATCCTTACAAAAGAATATCCGCAAGATTGGGACCGTTCTAAGGAAGCCTACTATCCAGTAAATGACCTAAAAAATAGTGAAATCTTCAAAAAATACCGTAAAGAAGCCGATAAACTTGATAATGTAATCATGGGTGGACGTTTAGGTAACTATCAATACTATGACATGGATCAAGTATTCAATGCTGCTCTTAAAGAAGTAGAAAGAGAATTTGGTAAATAA
- the galE gene encoding UDP-glucose 4-epimerase GalE — translation MTVLVLGGAGYIGSHAVDQLLAKGYEVAVVDNLSTGHLKSLPKDVPFYKGDIRDKDFMRGVFKEVANIEGIMHFCASSLVGESMENPLKYFDNNTYGAIALLEVMQEFDIKHIVFSSTAATFGKVETMPISEETMTLPINPYGQSKLMMEQIMKWQSEATDMTYVALRYFNVAGAKSDGSIGEAHTCETHLIPLLMQVALGKRENIQIYGNDYNTPDGTNVRDYVQVEDLIDAHIKALEYLKAGGKPQVFNLGSQKGFSNLEILEAARRVTGHEIPAVLADRRPGDPDSLYTSSQKAKDILGWSPSYQKIDDIVQTAWTWHKKHPNGYED, via the coding sequence ATGACAGTTTTAGTTCTAGGTGGAGCTGGCTACATTGGAAGCCACGCAGTCGATCAATTATTAGCAAAAGGATATGAAGTAGCTGTTGTTGACAACCTATCAACAGGACACCTTAAATCCCTTCCAAAAGATGTTCCCTTCTATAAAGGAGATATCAGGGATAAAGATTTCATGCGCGGGGTATTTAAAGAGGTTGCTAATATAGAAGGAATCATGCATTTTTGTGCTTCTTCTCTTGTGGGAGAGTCTATGGAAAATCCCCTTAAATACTTTGATAACAACACTTACGGGGCAATAGCTCTTCTTGAAGTTATGCAGGAATTTGATATTAAGCATATCGTCTTTTCAAGTACAGCTGCAACCTTTGGAAAAGTTGAGACCATGCCTATATCTGAAGAAACTATGACTCTTCCAATCAATCCTTACGGACAAAGTAAGCTCATGATGGAGCAAATCATGAAGTGGCAAAGTGAGGCTACTGACATGACCTATGTAGCTTTACGATACTTTAATGTAGCTGGAGCTAAAAGTGATGGCTCAATAGGTGAAGCACATACCTGTGAAACTCACCTAATTCCTCTTTTAATGCAAGTAGCCCTAGGAAAAAGAGAAAATATCCAAATATATGGTAATGACTACAATACACCAGACGGAACAAATGTGCGTGATTATGTTCAAGTTGAAGATTTAATTGATGCTCATATCAAGGCTCTGGAATATCTAAAAGCAGGTGGTAAACCTCAGGTATTCAATCTTGGTAGCCAAAAAGGATTCTCTAATCTTGAGATTCTTGAAGCTGCTAGAAGGGTTACTGGTCATGAAATTCCAGCAGTTTTAGCTGACCGCAGACCAGGAGATCCAGACAGCTTATATACATCAAGCCAAAAAGCTAAAGACATTTTAGGTTGGTCACCATCTTATCAGAAGATTGATGATATCGTTCAAACAGCCTGGACCTGGCATAAAAAACATCCAAATGGATATGAGGACTAA